In the Natronolimnobius baerhuensis genome, one interval contains:
- a CDS encoding helix-turn-helix domain-containing protein, whose product MSLDNQKVWTPTIAVTRTTRENILRYLFQNGRSSASEIRDALALRRTGGEGAFRSLLEYEFLSRTVSQGRVHYELTDRGRQFTSDELLEEH is encoded by the coding sequence ATGTCACTCGATAATCAGAAGGTCTGGACGCCGACAATTGCGGTTACACGGACGACTCGAGAGAACATTCTCCGATATCTGTTCCAGAACGGGCGATCTTCGGCCAGTGAAATCCGCGATGCGCTGGCTCTTCGGCGAACGGGTGGTGAGGGAGCGTTCAGATCACTCCTCGAGTACGAGTTTCTCTCTCGAACAGTCAGTCAGGGACGCGTTCACTACGAACTCACCGACCGGGGTCGGCAGTTCACGAGCGACGAACTGCTCGAGGAGCACTGA
- a CDS encoding glycerophosphodiester phosphodiesterase: MRLIAHRGFAATAPENTIAAVQSAADHADAVEFDVQRCGSGELVVIHDDTIDRVTGTSGTVADLSLADLKTHAVLESDEQIPTLEEMLAALPPDIEVNLEMKAEGIAADVLETIAEADLENRIVTTSFLLSELRTIRELEPSQPSGLLVSRRLETPVTTAIELDCDVIGANYARCLTTQLVPRAKAVGLEVHAWSLERWLLAKLLELRGVDCVSADRPIRV, encoded by the coding sequence ATGCGACTGATCGCCCATCGTGGATTCGCTGCGACGGCACCGGAGAATACGATTGCCGCCGTACAGTCGGCCGCCGACCACGCAGACGCCGTCGAGTTCGACGTCCAACGCTGTGGCTCGGGCGAACTCGTCGTCATCCACGACGACACCATCGACCGCGTCACCGGCACCAGCGGCACCGTCGCCGACCTCAGTCTCGCCGATCTCAAAACCCACGCCGTCCTCGAGTCGGACGAGCAAATCCCGACGCTGGAGGAGATGCTCGCTGCACTTCCGCCGGATATCGAGGTCAACCTCGAGATGAAAGCCGAGGGGATCGCAGCGGACGTCCTCGAAACCATTGCCGAGGCAGACCTCGAGAATCGCATCGTCACGACCTCGTTTCTGCTGTCGGAACTGCGGACGATCCGTGAACTCGAGCCGTCCCAACCGTCCGGACTTCTCGTCAGTCGTCGCCTCGAGACGCCCGTCACGACGGCTATCGAACTCGACTGTGACGTGATTGGTGCGAACTACGCGCGGTGTCTCACCACGCAACTCGTCCCGCGGGCGAAAGCCGTCGGTCTCGAGGTCCACGCGTGGTCACTCGAGCGCTGGCTGCTGGCGAAACTCCTCGAGTTACGCGGCGTCGACTGTGTCTCGGCGGATCGACCGATTCGGGTGTGA
- a CDS encoding SDR family oxidoreductase, with translation MSPQRSFSVDFEETVAIITGASGALGSAAVDRFREAGATVCAVDVVTPDDEDSQLEPDEGVHFYEADLTDESAVESLIESVVDDHGRLDHLLNIAGTWRGGDHIEETDLESFEFLLDINLQTAFLASKHALPELQETDGAIVSVSARSSLEGGEGDGPYRITKAGIRLLMETVAEENQGTVRANSVMPSVIDTPMNREMMPDADHDSWVDPAEIADVMAFLCSDGAAVTSGAAVPVYGDA, from the coding sequence ATGTCACCACAGCGTTCGTTTTCGGTCGACTTCGAGGAGACAGTTGCCATCATCACGGGTGCGAGCGGCGCACTCGGTAGCGCCGCCGTGGATCGATTTCGCGAGGCCGGTGCGACGGTCTGTGCCGTCGACGTCGTCACTCCCGACGACGAGGACAGCCAACTCGAGCCTGACGAGGGCGTCCACTTCTACGAGGCGGATCTGACCGACGAAAGCGCAGTCGAGTCACTCATCGAGTCGGTCGTCGACGATCACGGGCGACTTGATCACCTGCTGAACATCGCCGGCACCTGGCGCGGCGGCGACCACATTGAGGAAACCGACCTCGAGTCGTTCGAGTTTCTGCTCGATATCAACCTGCAGACGGCGTTTTTGGCGTCGAAACACGCCCTGCCGGAGCTACAGGAGACAGACGGCGCAATTGTCAGCGTCAGCGCACGCTCGTCGCTCGAGGGTGGGGAGGGCGACGGCCCGTATCGGATCACGAAAGCCGGAATACGGCTGTTGATGGAGACAGTTGCCGAGGAAAATCAGGGAACGGTTCGAGCGAACTCGGTGATGCCGAGTGTGATCGATACGCCGATGAACCGCGAGATGATGCCCGACGCAGATCACGACTCGTGGGTCGACCCCGCCGAAATCGCGGACGTAATGGCCTTCCTCTGCAGCGACGGTGCGGCGGTCACAAGCGGGGCGGCGGTACCAGTTTACGGCGACGCCTAA
- a CDS encoding secondary thiamine-phosphate synthase enzyme YjbQ produces the protein MTFTVDTDARLTTVDITDRLEAAVSDDLTSGTCTAFVKHTTAGLIVQENESRLREDLEGFFDELVPDEGHAHDRLDGNADSHLRAALVGPDATIPVRDGELALGTWQSVFLLECDGPRTRTVSVTTVGE, from the coding sequence ATGACGTTCACCGTCGACACCGACGCCCGGCTCACGACCGTCGATATTACGGACCGCCTCGAGGCGGCCGTCTCGGACGATCTCACCTCGGGCACCTGTACGGCCTTTGTGAAACACACGACAGCCGGGCTCATCGTTCAGGAGAACGAATCGCGACTTCGCGAGGATCTCGAGGGCTTTTTTGACGAACTCGTTCCGGACGAGGGCCACGCACACGACCGCCTCGACGGGAACGCGGATTCTCACCTTCGCGCCGCGCTCGTCGGCCCGGATGCAACGATTCCCGTGCGGGACGGCGAACTCGCGCTCGGGACCTGGCAGTCCGTGTTTCTGCTCGAGTGTGATGGGCCGCGGACGCGGACGGTGTCGGTGACGACGGTCGGCGAGTAG
- the glnA gene encoding type I glutamate--ammonia ligase, protein MTGDNLTTAEQDVLDKIEAEGVDFLRLQFTDILGTVKNVAVPARQAEKAFTEGIYFDGSSIEGFVRIQESDMRLVPDPDTFAILPWRNNEDSAAARMICDVYDTSSGEPFEGDPRRVLKNAIERAEEMGYEVNFAPEPEFFLFEEDEDGNATTETADHGGYFDVAPKDLASDVRRDIIDGLESMGFEIEASHHEVAKGQHEINFEYDDALSTADNVATFRMVVRAIAAQHDLHATFMPKPIPKINGSGMHTHMSLMTEDGENAFHDDDDEFNLSETAHSYLAGVLEHAPAITAVANPTVNSYKRLVPGYEAPVYVAWSDRNRSALIRKPAARVPAASRVELRSPDPSCNPYLAFAAMLQAGLDGIEQGLECPDPIRENIYEFDDAKRADYGISTLPSNLGEAVDALEDDEVIYDALGEHVAPKFVEAKSQEFEEYLIDVSDWELDRYLETF, encoded by the coding sequence ATGACAGGCGACAACCTGACCACTGCGGAACAAGACGTACTGGACAAAATCGAGGCAGAAGGCGTTGATTTCCTCCGCCTGCAGTTTACAGATATTCTAGGCACAGTCAAGAACGTCGCTGTCCCGGCCCGTCAGGCCGAGAAGGCGTTCACCGAGGGCATCTACTTCGACGGCTCCTCGATTGAAGGATTCGTCCGCATTCAGGAATCGGACATGCGTCTCGTTCCTGACCCGGACACCTTTGCAATCCTGCCATGGCGCAACAACGAAGACAGCGCTGCTGCACGGATGATCTGTGACGTCTACGACACCTCGAGTGGCGAGCCGTTCGAAGGCGACCCACGTCGCGTCCTCAAAAACGCCATCGAGCGTGCCGAGGAGATGGGCTATGAGGTTAACTTCGCTCCCGAACCAGAGTTCTTCCTCTTTGAGGAGGACGAAGACGGGAACGCAACAACCGAGACCGCAGACCACGGCGGCTACTTCGACGTTGCCCCGAAAGACCTCGCAAGCGACGTTCGTCGCGACATCATCGACGGCTTAGAGAGCATGGGCTTCGAGATCGAAGCCAGCCACCACGAAGTCGCCAAAGGCCAACACGAGATCAACTTCGAATACGACGACGCGCTCTCGACGGCTGACAATGTCGCCACTTTCCGGATGGTCGTCCGCGCAATCGCGGCTCAGCACGACCTGCACGCGACGTTCATGCCAAAGCCGATCCCGAAGATCAACGGTTCGGGCATGCACACGCACATGTCGCTCATGACCGAAGACGGCGAGAACGCGTTCCACGACGACGACGACGAGTTCAACCTGAGCGAGACGGCTCACTCCTACCTCGCAGGCGTCCTCGAGCACGCCCCCGCGATCACGGCCGTCGCGAACCCGACGGTCAACAGCTACAAGCGCCTCGTGCCCGGCTACGAAGCACCCGTCTACGTCGCCTGGTCCGACCGCAACCGTTCCGCACTGATTCGTAAACCAGCCGCTCGCGTGCCTGCTGCAAGCCGTGTCGAACTGCGCTCGCCGGACCCATCGTGTAACCCATACCTCGCGTTCGCTGCCATGCTGCAAGCCGGTCTCGACGGCATCGAGCAGGGCCTCGAGTGTCCGGATCCGATCCGCGAGAACATCTACGAGTTCGACGACGCAAAGCGAGCTGACTACGGCATCTCGACGCTCCCATCGAACCTCGGCGAAGCCGTCGACGCACTCGAGGACGACGAGGTCATCTACGACGCTCTCGGCGAGCACGTCGCACCGAAGTTCGTCGAAGCCAAGAGCCAAGAGTTCGAAGAGTACCTCATCGACGTCTCCGACTGGGAACTCGACCGGTACCTCGAGACGTTCTAA
- a CDS encoding SpoVR family protein gives MSKRNSNADRFRKQAIASDLEEPVSEARKLAQKLGLDPYPVKYWIIDYDEMNELIAYGGFQSRYPHWRWGMQYDKQRKQGQYGGGKAFEIVNNDNPAHAFLQESNTLADQKAVITHVEAHSDFFANNEWFGLFTGGQLDEAQVNAAAMLERHARAIDGYMSDPDIDRAEVEKWIDHCLSLEDNIDQHRVFQRRLAVDGTAEELDDDLAAKLDELDLSDEIKGEVFDDEWLEQLEGDEEGVTFPDVPEKDLLAFVREHGKQYDGERERAVEMTEWQRDVLDMMRAEAYYFAAQKMTKVMNEGWAAYWESTMMTDEGFAGDDEFMNYADHMAKVLASGGLNPYSLGMELWEYVENTTNRREVLERLLRVEGISWRNLSDVVDFDDVLAELEPPDALESISADALDDLTSLPDEWIDHEALERARAGEIDVDQYPWKVLTYEGLARRHYSLIKRQNRGFLSRVSQNELERIGRYLFDDARYGSVEEALADVDFAAGWDRLYDVRESHNDVTFLDEFLTEEFITENNYFTYEHSRATGQFHVASDAPADVKKKLLLQFTNFGKPTIAVYDGNYNNANELLLGHQYNGVMLDLGQARETIKRIFELWGRPVTLLTIVTEVDEHDIEVAKRRNREPEAREQGKLLRYDGTEVRIEDVPWEDVEHLEADDVDYDTKPEDWLA, from the coding sequence ATGAGTAAACGAAACTCGAACGCGGACCGATTCCGCAAACAGGCAATCGCCAGCGACCTCGAGGAACCGGTGTCTGAGGCTCGCAAGCTGGCACAGAAACTCGGTCTCGATCCCTACCCGGTCAAGTACTGGATCATCGATTACGACGAGATGAACGAACTCATCGCTTACGGCGGCTTCCAGTCGCGATACCCGCACTGGCGATGGGGAATGCAGTACGACAAGCAGCGCAAGCAGGGCCAGTACGGCGGCGGGAAGGCGTTCGAAATCGTCAACAACGACAACCCGGCCCACGCGTTCTTGCAGGAGTCGAACACCCTGGCCGACCAGAAGGCCGTCATCACCCACGTCGAGGCCCACTCCGATTTCTTCGCGAACAACGAGTGGTTCGGCCTCTTTACCGGCGGGCAATTAGACGAAGCGCAGGTCAACGCCGCCGCCATGCTCGAGCGCCACGCCCGCGCCATCGACGGCTACATGTCCGATCCCGACATCGACCGCGCCGAGGTCGAAAAGTGGATCGACCACTGCCTGAGTCTCGAGGACAACATCGACCAGCATCGGGTTTTCCAGCGCCGGCTGGCCGTCGACGGGACGGCCGAGGAACTCGACGACGACCTCGCGGCCAAACTGGACGAACTCGATCTCTCCGACGAGATCAAAGGCGAGGTGTTCGACGACGAGTGGCTCGAGCAACTCGAGGGCGACGAGGAGGGCGTTACGTTCCCCGACGTTCCAGAGAAGGACCTGCTGGCGTTCGTTCGCGAGCACGGCAAGCAGTACGACGGCGAGCGCGAACGCGCCGTCGAGATGACGGAGTGGCAACGCGATGTCCTCGATATGATGCGCGCGGAGGCGTACTACTTCGCCGCTCAGAAGATGACGAAGGTGATGAACGAGGGCTGGGCGGCCTACTGGGAGTCGACGATGATGACCGACGAGGGCTTCGCCGGCGACGACGAGTTCATGAACTACGCCGATCACATGGCGAAAGTCCTCGCCTCGGGCGGCCTCAACCCCTACAGCCTCGGCATGGAACTCTGGGAGTACGTCGAAAACACGACGAACCGCCGTGAGGTCTTAGAGCGCTTGCTGCGCGTCGAGGGCATCTCCTGGCGCAACCTCAGCGATGTCGTCGACTTCGATGATGTCCTTGCCGAACTCGAGCCACCCGACGCACTCGAGTCGATTTCCGCCGACGCGCTCGATGACCTCACCTCGCTTCCCGACGAGTGGATCGACCACGAGGCGCTCGAGCGCGCTCGTGCGGGCGAGATCGACGTGGATCAGTATCCGTGGAAGGTGCTGACGTACGAGGGACTCGCTCGGCGACACTACTCGCTGATCAAGCGCCAGAATCGCGGCTTCCTCTCGCGAGTCAGTCAGAACGAACTCGAGCGAATCGGGCGCTATCTGTTCGACGATGCGCGCTACGGGAGCGTCGAGGAGGCTCTCGCGGACGTGGACTTCGCGGCGGGCTGGGATCGGCTGTACGACGTTCGGGAGAGCCACAACGACGTGACCTTCCTCGATGAGTTCCTGACTGAGGAGTTCATCACCGAGAACAACTACTTCACCTACGAGCACTCGCGAGCGACGGGGCAGTTCCACGTCGCAAGCGATGCCCCCGCAGACGTCAAGAAGAAACTGCTCTTGCAGTTTACCAACTTCGGGAAGCCGACGATTGCGGTCTACGACGGCAACTACAACAACGCGAACGAACTCCTGTTGGGCCACCAGTACAACGGCGTCATGCTCGATCTCGGGCAGGCTCGAGAGACGATCAAGCGAATCTTCGAACTGTGGGGGCGGCCGGTCACTCTCCTCACGATTGTCACAGAGGTCGACGAGCACGACATCGAGGTGGCTAAACGCCGCAATCGCGAACCCGAAGCGAGGGAGCAAGGGAAGTTGCTTCGGTACGACGGTACCGAGGTTAGAATCGAGGATGTTCCCTGGGAAGACGTCGAGCATCTCGAGGCGGACGACGTCGACTATGACACGAAACCCGAGGATTGGCTCGCCTAA
- a CDS encoding HEAT repeat domain-containing protein codes for MDGDGYGDPDDERRQCDSPSLELPAILAQLDDDEPETQADAVRVIRTQVDDTPGICIPTVPKLRTLLGRPEIDFHDDIAYCLAELARESPPDVAPSSEDIVAFVTNQPSHPATADLCRCLTSIAEERPDALVEYIEPLTGAIDDRTATDGWGIQALSRLSTASPTELEPAVPVLADALRPDPTEHGVDVLAALGRIARAETTLLTDEFVDDAAALVTHETDSLRTNAIGCLADVARHHPATVESVCPDLAPALESEYPKTRANAVTTIARVAAGANADVAVSPVRDRLVSLLTDDHTPVRLNACLAVGYGQIETAQDQLETLEHRDPDPGVRERAAWARMQLQESSQATVDIEHSEHSRP; via the coding sequence ATGGATGGGGACGGGTATGGGGACCCAGACGACGAGCGAAGACAGTGTGATTCGCCATCACTCGAGTTGCCTGCAATTCTTGCACAACTCGATGATGATGAGCCGGAAACACAGGCTGACGCTGTCAGGGTAATCCGAACACAGGTCGATGACACTCCGGGAATCTGTATCCCGACCGTGCCGAAACTGCGGACGCTTCTTGGCCGCCCAGAAATCGACTTTCACGACGATATAGCCTACTGTCTCGCAGAACTCGCACGTGAATCACCGCCCGACGTTGCCCCCTCGAGTGAGGACATCGTCGCGTTCGTCACGAACCAGCCGTCGCACCCGGCGACGGCCGACCTCTGTCGGTGTCTCACCTCGATTGCCGAGGAACGCCCCGACGCACTCGTCGAGTATATCGAACCACTCACGGGCGCTATCGATGACCGAACAGCCACCGACGGCTGGGGTATCCAGGCGCTCAGTCGACTCTCGACGGCGTCTCCAACGGAACTCGAGCCGGCCGTGCCGGTCCTTGCCGATGCGTTGCGACCAGATCCGACCGAACACGGTGTCGACGTCCTCGCTGCACTCGGTCGGATCGCCCGCGCCGAGACGACGTTGCTGACCGACGAGTTCGTCGATGACGCCGCTGCGCTCGTTACCCACGAAACCGATTCGCTCCGAACGAACGCGATTGGCTGTCTCGCAGACGTGGCGCGTCATCATCCCGCCACCGTCGAAAGCGTCTGCCCAGACCTTGCACCCGCACTCGAGAGCGAGTACCCGAAGACGCGGGCCAACGCGGTGACGACGATTGCACGTGTCGCCGCGGGTGCCAACGCCGACGTCGCCGTCTCGCCCGTCCGTGACCGCCTCGTCTCGTTGCTTACTGACGATCACACGCCAGTTCGACTGAACGCCTGTCTCGCGGTTGGGTACGGACAGATTGAGACCGCCCAGGACCAACTCGAGACACTCGAGCACCGCGACCCTGATCCGGGTGTTCGAGAGCGGGCGGCTTGGGCGCGCATGCAACTCCAGGAGTCGAGCCAGGCGACCGTCGACATCGAACACTCGGAACACTCGCGACCGTAA
- a CDS encoding PGF-CTERM sorting domain-containing protein yields the protein MSLERYRGRALIAVATLVAVGAIVALGLSASAGAVQETQQNVSEEAYIEPAPESGDAYFEAEASDGSWVSYVNPRDEYRSPYLGDGSAKLCVTLVNERGEPVVGESVPGTTVTLPTGDSTSWHSHADPFVVEYPLTEHYQRPLDSDQFGTDPDLAQGDGYMDSHCLEIHGLPEDGGTVEYGEVEVTGEYAADIEVVGYIQQAHDSWDTDVDPIADAESYDDAGGGWTYYPDGSHGQVVAVLQLDGDADIVPEVPDVSDDDSDDHTNESTNSSETAQNEPESDDDTSADDDSSSSDQHGDDEDESMPGFGVVPVLAALLAVACVRALSAR from the coding sequence ATGAGTCTCGAGCGCTATCGCGGTCGGGCACTGATTGCGGTCGCCACGCTTGTCGCAGTCGGTGCAATCGTCGCGCTCGGCCTCAGTGCCAGCGCTGGCGCGGTCCAGGAGACACAGCAAAATGTCTCCGAGGAGGCGTACATCGAACCAGCACCCGAGTCTGGGGACGCCTACTTCGAGGCGGAAGCATCGGATGGTAGCTGGGTGAGTTACGTCAACCCGCGCGATGAGTATCGGTCGCCGTATCTCGGTGACGGCTCTGCGAAACTCTGTGTGACGTTGGTCAACGAGCGCGGCGAGCCCGTCGTCGGCGAGAGCGTTCCCGGAACGACCGTGACGCTCCCGACCGGTGACTCTACGTCCTGGCACTCCCACGCTGATCCGTTCGTCGTCGAATACCCACTCACTGAACACTACCAGCGGCCACTCGATTCCGATCAGTTCGGCACCGATCCGGACCTCGCACAGGGAGACGGCTACATGGACTCGCACTGTCTCGAGATCCACGGGCTCCCAGAAGACGGCGGCACTGTCGAGTACGGAGAGGTCGAGGTCACCGGCGAGTACGCAGCCGACATCGAGGTCGTCGGCTACATCCAGCAGGCACACGACTCCTGGGACACCGACGTCGATCCGATTGCGGACGCCGAGTCCTACGACGACGCTGGCGGTGGCTGGACCTACTACCCTGACGGCTCACACGGACAGGTCGTCGCTGTCCTCCAACTCGATGGTGACGCCGATATCGTGCCCGAGGTCCCCGACGTGAGCGACGACGACAGCGACGACCACACGAACGAGTCCACGAACTCGAGCGAGACAGCTCAGAACGAACCCGAGAGCGATGATGACACCAGCGCCGACGATGATTCATCCTCGAGCGACCAGCACGGTGACGACGAGGACGAGAGCATGCCCGGATTCGGCGTTGTTCCGGTACTCGCTGCCTTGCTTGCGGTAGCCTGTGTTCGCGCACTGTCCGCCCGATAA
- a CDS encoding thioredoxin family protein — protein MTDPPRPVHLEDDADLEAFIDTHDVALIECYTSGCSMCQAMEPVLGNVARETGIPIGLVNPGDDLALLERFDIRSVPALFLFRDGTQIAQIAEGFLGGDEVVSFLETHVPGAVASE, from the coding sequence ATGACTGACCCACCGCGTCCCGTCCATCTCGAGGACGACGCCGATCTCGAGGCGTTCATCGACACACACGACGTTGCACTCATCGAGTGCTACACGAGTGGCTGTTCGATGTGCCAGGCGATGGAGCCAGTGCTCGGCAACGTTGCTCGAGAAACAGGAATCCCAATCGGACTCGTCAATCCTGGCGACGATCTGGCGCTGCTCGAGCGCTTTGACATTCGGTCGGTCCCGGCGCTGTTTCTCTTTCGAGATGGGACACAGATCGCTCAGATTGCGGAGGGGTTTCTGGGCGGCGACGAAGTCGTCTCATTTCTCGAGACACATGTGCCAGGTGCTGTTGCGAGCGAGTGA